A DNA window from Cutaneotrichosporon cavernicola HIS019 DNA, chromosome: 2 contains the following coding sequences:
- the RVB2 gene encoding uncharacterized protein (participates in several chromatin remodeling complexes, including the SWR1 and the INO80 complexes) produces the protein MAANISIQPSSMKDVTKMERIGAHSHIHGLGLDANLEPRDSAHGMVGQGKARKAAGVILKMVQEGRIAGRAILIAGPPSTGKTAIAMGMAQTLGADVPFVNLTASEVFSLEMSTTEALTQAFRRAIGVRIKEETELIEGEVVEIQVDRSVTGATKTGRLTLKTTDMETVYDLGSKMIDQLQKEKVLAGDVVSIDKASGRISKLGRSFGRAKDYDAMGADTKFVACPDGELQTRKEVVHTVSLHEIDVINSRTQGFLALFAGDTGEIKPELRDQINAKVGEWREEGKAEIVPGVLFIDEVHMLDIECFSFLNRALEGELAPLVVMASNRGITRIRGTKYKSPHGIPADLLDRTLIISTGKYAESEIREIVKIRAEEEDVRLSLDGLELLAKMGGDTSLRYALNLIAPSQLVAQRRKSTQVDVDDIRTAYRYFLDVDRSAVYARETNGMMFGEEEEDTDKKDMMAMDTSA, from the exons ATG gctGCCAACATCTCCATTCAACCATCCTCCATGAAGGACGTGACCAAGATGGAGCGCATCG gcgCGCACTCGCACATCCACGGTCTGGGTCTcgacgccaacctcgagccGCGCGACTCAGCGCATGGCATGGTCGGGCAGGGCAAGGCGCGTAAGGCCGCCGGTGTCATCCTCAAGATGGTGCAGGAGGGCCGAATTGCGGGACGCGCCATCCTGATCGCCGGCCCGCCGAGTACGGGCAAGACCGCGATCGCGATGGGCATGGCACAGACACTCGGCGCGGATGTGCCGTtcgtcaacctcaccgCATCCGAGGTGTTCAGTCTCGAGATGAGCACGACCGAGGCGCTCACGCAGGCGTTCCGCCGCGCCATCGGCGTACGCATCAAGGAGGAAACCGAGTTgatcgagggcgaggtcgtcgagatCCAGGTCGACAGGAGTGTCACTGGT GCAACCAAGACGGGGCGCTTGACACTCAAGACGACTGACATGGAGACGGTGTACGACCTCGGCTCTAAGATGATCGACCAGTTGCAAAAGGAGAAGGTGCTCGcgggcgacgtcgtcagCATCGACAAGGCGAGCGGGAGGATATCCAAGCTCGGACGGAGCTTTGGGCGGGCAAAGGACTACGACGCTATGGGTGCCGAC accAAGTTCGTTGCGTGTCCTGATGGCGAGCTGCAGACTCGCAAGGAGGTGGTGCACACCGTGTCACTACACGAGATTGACGTGATCAACTCACGGACGCAGGGATTCCTGGCACTCTTCGCAGGCGACACGGGCGAGATCAAGcccgagctgcgcgaccagatcaacgccaaggtcggcgagtggcgcgaggagggcaaggccgagaTTGTCCCTGGTGTTCTcttcatcgacgaggtgcaCATGCTGGACATTGAGTGCTTCTCGTTCCTGAACCGTGCGCTCGAAGGCGAGCTGGCCcctctcgtcgtcatggCGAGCAACCGCGGCATCACCCGTATCCGTGGAACCAAGTACAAGAGCCCTCACGGCATCCcggccgacctcctcgaccgcacTCTTATCATCAGCACGGGCAAGTATGCCGAAAGCGAGATCCGCGAGATTGTCAAGATCCgcgcagaggaggaggacgtgcGGCTGTCGCTGgacggccttgagctcctggCCAAGATGGGTGGCGACACGTCGTTGCGCTacgcgctcaacctcatTGCTCCGagccagctcgtcgcccagcGACGCAAGAGCACacaggtcgacgtcgacgacattCGCACGGCCTACCGCTACTTCCTGGATGTGGACCGCAGCGCGGTGTACGCCCGCGAGACGAACGGCATGATGtttggcgaggaggaggaggacacAGACAAGAAGGACATGATGGCGATGGACACGAGTGCGTAG